A genomic segment from Gavia stellata isolate bGavSte3 chromosome 6, bGavSte3.hap2, whole genome shotgun sequence encodes:
- the KBTBD2 gene encoding kelch repeat and BTB domain-containing protein 2, translated as MSTQDERQINTEYAVSLLEQLKFFYEQQLLTDIVLIVEGTEFPCHKMVLATCSSYFRAMFMSGLSESKQTHVHLRNVDAATLQIIITYAYTGNLAISDSTVEQLYETACFLQVDDVLQRCREYLIKKINAENCVRLLSFADLFSCEELKQSAKRMVEHKFTAVYHQEAFMQLSHDLLIDILSSDNLNVEKEETVREAAMLWLEYNTESRSQYLSSVLSQIRIDALSEVTQRAWFQGLPPNDKSVVVQGLYKSMPKFFKPRLGMTKEEMMIFIEAAAENPGSLYSSVCYSPQAEKVYKLCSPPADLHKVGTLVTPDNDIYIAGGQVPLKNTKTNHSKSSKLQAAFRTVNCFYWFDAQQNTWFPKTPMLFVRIKPSLVCCEGYIYAIGGDSVGGELNRRTVERYDTEKDEWTMVSPLPCAWQWSTAVAVHNCIYVMAHNLMYCYFPRSDAWVEMAMRQTSRCFASAAAFGDKIFYIGGLHIASNSGIRLPSSTVDGSSVTVEIYDVNKNEWRMAANIPAKRYSDPCVRAVVISNSLCVFIRETHMNERAKYATYQYDLELDRWFLRQHISERVLWDLGKDFRCTVGKLYPSCLEESPWKPPTYLFSPDGADEFELDGEMVTLPPV; from the exons ATGTCTACCCAGGACGAGAGGCAGATAAATACCGAGTATGCTGTATCCTTGCTGGAGCAGTTGAAATTCTTTTATGAACAGCAGTTGCTAACTGACATAGTGTTGATTGTTGAGGGCACTGAATTTCCCTGCCATAAGATGGTTCTTGCAACATGCAGCTCATATTTCAG AGCCATGTTCATGAGCGGGCTAAGCGAAAGTAAACAAACACATGTACACCTGAGGAATGTGGATGCAGCCACTTTGCAAATTATCATAACTTATGCATACACGGGTAACTTGGCAATAAGCGACAGCACGGTAGAACAGCTTTATGAAACTGCCTGCTTCTTACAG GTAGATGATGTGTTACAACGGTGTAGAGAATACTTAATCAAAAAAATTAACGCAGAAAATTGTGTGCGTCTTTTAAGTTTTGCTGATCTCTTCAGCTGTGAAGAATTAAAACAGAGTGCTAAAAGAATGGTAGAGCACAAGTTCACAGCCGTGTACCACCAGGAGGCTTTCATGCAACTGTCACATGATCTACTGATAGATATTTTAAGCAGTGACAATTTAAACGTGGAAAAGGAGGAGACAGTTCGTGAAGCTGCTATGTTATGGCTGGAGTACAACACAGAGTCACGGTCGCAGTATTTGTCCTCTGTTCTTAGCCAAATCCGAATTGATGCACTTTCAGAAGTAACGCAGAGAGCCTGGTTTCAAGGCTTACCACCTAATGATAAATCAGTAGTGGTGCAAGGACTCTACAAATCGATGCCCAAGTTTTTCAAGCCCAGACTTGGTATGACAAAAGAGGAAATGATGATATTCAttgaagctgctgctgaaaacccTGGTAGTCTTTATTCTTCTGTCTGTTATAGCCCCCAGGCAGAAAAAGTTTACAAACTCTGCAGCCCTCCTGCTGACTTGCATAAGGTTGGGACACTGGTAACTCCTGATAATGACATCTATATAGCAGGTGGGCAAGTTCctctgaaaaacacaaaaaccaacCACAGTAAAAGCAGCAAACTCCAGGCTGCCTTCAGAACTGTGAATTGCTTTTACTGGTTTGATGCACAGCAGAACACTTGGTTTCCAAAGACACCGATGCTCTTTGTTCGTATAAAGCCATCCCTGGTCTGCTGTGAAGGATACATCTATGCAATTGGAGGAGATAGCGTCGGTGGAGAACTCAACAGGAGAACTGTGGAGAGATACGATACCGAGAAGGATGAGTGGACCATGGTAAGCCCATTGCCTTGCGCGTGGCAGTGGAGCACAGCAGTAGCAGTTCACAACTGCATTTATGTAATGGCACACAACTTGATGTACTGTTATTTTCCCAGGTCAGATGCTTGGGTAGAAATGGCTATGCGACAAACAAGTAGATGTtttgcttcagctgctgcttttggtgATAAAATATTCTATATTGGAGGACTGCATATTGCCAGCAATTCTGGTATAAGGCTCCCAAGCAGTACTGTAGATGGGTCTTCCGTAACTGTGGAAATCTATGACgtgaataaaaatgaatggaGAATGGCAGCCAATATCCCTGCCAAGCGGTATTCTGACCCGTGCGTTAGAGCCGTCGTGATATCTAATTCTTTATGCGTCTTCATACGAGAAACCCACATGAACGAGAGAGCGAAGTATGCCACCTATCAGTATGATCTGGAGCTCGATCGCTGGTTTCTAAGGCAGCACATATCAGAACGTGTGCTGTGGGACTTGGGGAAAGACTTTCGGTGCACTGTAGGAAAGCTGTATCCATCTTGCCTTGAAGAGTCCCCATGGAAACCTCCAACGTATCTCTTCTCACCAGATGGAGCCGATGAATTTGAGCTGGATGGGGAGATGGTTACTTTACCACCTGTATAG